Proteins encoded in a region of the Phoenix dactylifera cultivar Barhee BC4 chromosome 3, palm_55x_up_171113_PBpolish2nd_filt_p, whole genome shotgun sequence genome:
- the LOC103710077 gene encoding uncharacterized protein LOC103710077 isoform X3, with product MDDKSALWSGMQNNQLLSTAKRPSVLPVGERSGEGKFASSDKSAFQRVASMSGWQLASSRDGKDDGDGSVKQDKVDHLSYDLPLDGRHTIYNNYSNFSSRVDPVHHYVNRSNWDLNVPMDTWDSSASVSVMVQDGHDSSTSGGIPKQKLVARSVQMTPGESSNMLQKSNNLRLGNFSMSSDDHNGAEVGLDLQLKPPSRPELCINWGAMAPPDLSLSLAGTTTDISSKAVKPEPYEEVSPNGTRKVEMVSLKSVDFRHVKSEPCDGSSQDKDAELAGSGERGKDAELAGSGENKSARAGMVKSEPPEEPSQEFLKRLTGQSPDMESDNHRLMLHFAEGRPHTSETKAMDLNSEAVSVNDELHDGSKMPASAEIPASESVGATAGLVPEAVIPDCTKNDHRELHNSTCLFQDEGNDIKISDLASKSQISEGKGLNSVSETCEVAGQASNSLTEPVVSDGVKGRAVFDGMSEGSAEMDFSDDDNIVSSNLVAMDEHQVDSYGNSKVGGSAQERINLSADNQAKQSSYNEHGSINFHTAHDARAKTLQQRDGDDEYEDGRERKCLSRKGSKAVLDKETTDTIGPTDMPTVMPSDMDAEKKETDPDEMKTGRSTEKIISVLCNSNNDVNLSSTKVVHESSVMEVPKAASSKTKLIKTFGKITENHPLKERGSEMMAKSTGSPSAKKSAKSSEGDKDPRQENRRGSVPSAKHLISSKKYSPLNGVAIKHFDGWDRNSQIKKVTSAPDRSSFGKTKSLYARSISSQTERERSTDKSHRRERSHSRGTRNDRCSDRTLKYESGKNEDQPVDKHGSDYINNRKSDDRLGALYCNRNSGPPRDPELHDQKSFRFSRPCSRGEGAFAVESNGSVGNTGRIWRRPPEDEPPRLSRFPPRRRSPGPREGPVPLDAQIAGPSVRDVSPSRYIGRDVPDPFLLSREEKVMRALPDDMMDPLPFPHPRLLYERVDNDLIWRQRRSHSPINRRIPARLHRAHSPHQWSPSRRSSDALDGHPELLRCRSPPVFRMDRLRSPRQHPCFPEDVMVRRRGSPPPFPRLLDDMRDIHPLEEHDLPRPGRVLQRNIRRFDLIGPHESADEEYFGPFPGNQLHELEGNDEFDGRNKFDERRNFLHPFLQRPVVSDDGENCLPYPVGDVPRPIRFCPEAEEMFPDRGGPRDFDGRIGNRLGNMPNRLRGMAERGDDYRYHGAPGWRDGGLNDARLKRRRL from the exons ATGGATGACAAATCTGCTTTATGGTCTGGTATGCAAAACAATCAACTTTTATCAACAGCCAAGAGGCCATCTGTGCTGCCTGTAGGTGAGAGGAGTGGTGAAGGGAAATTTGCTTCAAGTGATAAATCTGCATTTCAAAGAGTTGCATCAATGTCTGGATGGCAGTTAGCATCTTCAAGAGATGGGAAAGATGATGGAGATGGTTCAGTGAAGCAGGACAAAGTGGATCACTTATCATATGATCTGCCTCTGGATGGGAGGCACACCATTTATAACAACTATAGCAATTTTAGTTCAAGAGTTGATCCTGTTCATCACTATGTAAACAGGTCAAATTGGGACTTGAACGTTCCAATGGACACTTGGGATTCCTCAGCAAGTGTTTCAGTCATGGTGCAAGATGGGCATGACAGTTCGACTTCCGGAGGTATCCCCAAGCAAAAGCTCGTGGCACGCTCTGTACAAATGACTCCTGGAGAATCAAGTAACATGCTTCAGAAAAGCAACAACCTCAGGCTGGGCAACTTTTCTATGAGTTCTGATGATCATAATGGGGCAGAAGTTGGCCTAGATTTGCAGCTAAAACCACCCAGTAGACCTGAATTATGCATCAACTGGGGAGCCATGGCTCCTCCTGATCTGAGCTTATCATTGGCAGGCACTACGACAGATATATCAAGTAAAGCTGTAAAGCCTGAACCTTACGAGGAGGTAAGTCCAAATGGCACTCGGAAAGTTGAAATGGTTAGTCTGAAGTCAGTAGATTTTAGGCATGTAAAATCTGAGCCATGTGATGGAAGTTCTCAAGACAAAGATGCCGAATTAGCGGGTTCTGGAGAGAGAGGCAAAGATGCCGAATTAGCAGGTTCTGGAGAGAACAAATCAGCACGTGCGGGAATGGTGAAGTCAGAGCCACCAGAAGAGCCTTCTCAAGAATTCCTTAAGAGACTTACAGGTCAGTCACCTGATATGGAGAGTGATAATCATAGATTAATGCTGCATTTTGCGGAGGGGCGTCCACACACAAGCGAAACCAAGGCAATGGATTTGAATTCTGAAGCTGTTTCCGTTaatgatgaacttcatgatggcTCAAAAATGCCTGCAAGTGCAGAGATACCTGCAAGTGAAAGTGTAGGTGCTACTGCAGGTTTGGTTCCTGAAGCTGTCATTCCTGATTGTACCAAAAATGACCATAGAGAATTGCATAATAGCACTTGCCTTTTCCAAGATGAAGGAAATGatattaagatttcagatttggCATCAAAATCCCAGATTTCTGAGGGCAAAGGATTGAATTCAGTCAGTGAAACATGTGAAGTTGCTGGTCAGGCTTCTAACTCACTTACTGAACCTGTAGTTTCTGATGGGGTGAAAGGGCGTGCAGTATTTGATGGTATGTCTGAAGGTAGTGCAGAAATGGACTTTTCGGACGATGATAATATTGTTTCGTCAAATTTAGTTGCAATGGATGAGCATCAAGTGGATTCATATGGAAACAGCAAGGTAGGTGGAAGTGCTCAGGAGAGGATTAATTTATCTGCTGATAATCAAGCAAAACAAAGCAGTTACAATGAACATGGATCAATTAATTTTCATACTGCTCATGATGCTAGAGCGAAAACTCTTCAACAGAGAGATGGTGACGATGAGTATGAAGATGGTAGGGAGAGAAAGTGTTTGTCCAGGAAAGGAAGTAAAGCGGTACTTGATAAGGAAACCACCGACACCATTGGACCTACAGATATGCCAACAGTGATGCCATCAGATATGGATgcagagaaaaaagaaacagaccCTGATGAGATGAAGACTGGTCGCAGTACTGAAAAAATAATTAGCGTCTTATGCAATAGTAACAATGATGTAAACTTGAGTTCAACAAAAGTTGTGCATGAGTCATCAGTTATGGAAGTCCCCAAAGCTGCTTCTAGTAAAACAAAGCTTATTAAGACCTTTGGTAAGATCACAGAGAATCATCCTCTGAAGGAGAGAGGCTCAGAAATGATGGCAAAATCAACTGGATCACCTAGTGCAAAAAAATCTGCAAAAAGTAGTGAGGGTGATAAAGATCCCCGACAGGAGAATCGTAGAGGTTCTGTTCCATCTGCTaagcatttgatttcatcaaaaaagtaTTCACCTTTAAATGGTGTtgcaatcaaacattttgatggtTGGGATAGGAACAGCCAAATTAAGAAGGTAACTTCAGCTCCAGATAGATCATCATTTGGAAAGACTAAATCTCTTTATGCCAGGTCAATTTCTTCTCAAACTGAGAGGGAAAGATCAACTGATAAATCACATAGGCGGGAGAGGTCGCATTCTAGGGGGACTAG AAATGACAGGTGCAGTGACAGGACATTGAAATATGAAAGCGGGAAGAATGAAGATCAGCCAGTTGATAAACATGGATCTGACTATATTAACAACAGGAAATCCGACGACCGGTTAGGTGCTTTGTATTGCAATCGAAATTCTGGCCCTCCACGTGATCCTGAACTTCATGATCAGAAAAGTTTCCGATTTTCAAGGCCTTGTAGTAGAGGTGAAGGTGCCTTTGCTGTCGAATCAAATGGTTCTGTGGGTAATACAGGTAGGATCTGGAGAAGGCCCCCAGAGGATGAACCACCACGCCTTTCTCGTTTTCCACCTAGACGGCGGTCTCCTGGACCCAGAGAAGGGCCGGTACCATTGGATGCCCAAATTGCCGGCCCTTCTGTAAGGGATGTTAGCCCCAGTAGGTATATTGGGAGGGATGTCCCTGATCCTTTTCTACTGTCTCGTGAAGAGAAGGTCATGAGGGCTTTGCCAGATGACATGATGGATCCCTTACCATTCCCACACCCACGCCTGTTATATGAGCGTGTTGACAATGATCTCATCTGGAGACAAAGACGGAGCCACTCACCTATTAACAGAAGGATTCCTGCACGTTTACATCGAGCTCACTCTCCTCATCAGTGGTCTCCGTCTAGAAGGTCCTCTGATGCCCTAGATGGACATCCAGAACTATTAAGATGTAGATCGCCACCTGTTTTCAGAATGGACAGGCTGAGATCACCTCGTCAACATCCCTGTTTTCCTGAAGATGTGATGGTTAGAAGACGtggttctcctcctcctttccctAGATTACTCGATGATATGAGAGATATTCATCCTTTGGAGGAGCATGATTTGCCAAGGCCTGGCAGGGTTTTACAGAGGAACATCAGGAGGTTTGATTTGATTGGCCCTCATGAGTCTGCTGATGAGGAGTATTTCGGACCTTTCCCGGGAAATCAACTTCATGAACTTGAGGggaatgatgaatttgatgggaGAAACAAATTTGATGAGAGACGCAATTTTCTCCATCCTTTTTTACAGCGACCTGTTGTTTCTGATGATGGAGAGAATTGCCTTCCGTATCCTGTTGGGGATGTTCCAAGGCCTATTAGATTTTGCCCTGAAGCTGAAGAAATGTTTCCTGATAGAGGTGGTCCTCGAGACTTTGATGGGCGCATTGGAAACCGGCTTGGGAACATGCCCAACAGACTGAGAGGCATGGCAGAGCGAGGTGATGACTACAGGTACCATGGTGCACCGGGATGGCGTGATGGTGGTTTAAATGATGCCAGGTTAAAGAGGAGAAGGCTCTAA